In one Streptomyces venezuelae genomic region, the following are encoded:
- a CDS encoding ABC transporter ATP-binding protein has translation MADEDKNPDKSNIPTVIADELHIVYRVNGAKTGKGSATSALSRMLKRGEERGVRKVHAVRGVSFTSYRGEAIGLIGSNGSGKSTLLRAIAGLLPAEKGKVYTDGQPSLLGVNAALMNDLTGERNVILGGLAMGMSREQIRERYQEIVDFSGINEKGDFITLPMRTYSSGMAARLRFSIAAAKDHDVLMIDEALATGDRKFQKRSEARIRELRKSAGTVFLVSHNNKSIRDTCDRVLWLERGELRMDGPTDEVIKEYEKFTGK, from the coding sequence GTGGCTGACGAAGACAAGAACCCCGACAAGTCGAACATCCCCACCGTCATCGCCGACGAGCTGCACATCGTCTACCGCGTCAACGGTGCGAAGACCGGCAAGGGCAGCGCCACCTCCGCGCTCAGCCGCATGCTCAAGCGCGGCGAGGAGCGCGGCGTACGCAAGGTGCACGCCGTGCGCGGCGTCAGCTTCACCTCCTACCGCGGCGAGGCCATCGGCCTCATCGGCTCCAACGGTTCCGGCAAGTCCACCCTGCTCCGTGCCATCGCCGGCCTGCTCCCCGCCGAGAAGGGCAAGGTCTACACCGACGGCCAGCCCTCGCTGCTCGGCGTCAACGCGGCCCTGATGAACGACCTGACGGGTGAGCGCAACGTCATTCTCGGCGGGCTCGCGATGGGCATGTCCCGCGAGCAGATCCGGGAGCGCTACCAGGAGATCGTCGACTTCTCGGGGATCAACGAGAAGGGCGACTTCATCACCCTTCCGATGCGCACCTACTCCTCCGGCATGGCGGCCCGCCTCCGCTTCTCCATCGCGGCGGCCAAGGACCACGACGTCCTGATGATCGACGAGGCCCTGGCCACCGGCGACCGCAAGTTCCAGAAGCGGTCGGAAGCCCGCATCCGGGAGCTGCGCAAGTCGGCCGGCACGGTCTTCCTGGTCAGCCACAACAACAAGTCGATCCGCGACACGTGCGACCGCGTGCTGTGGCTGGAACGCGGCGAGCTGCGCATGGACGGGCCGACCGACGAGGTCATAAAGGAGTACGAGAAGTTCACGGGCAAGTAG
- a CDS encoding ABC transporter permease codes for MSETTHDGGVAVTSPSTPSPDDGLSRAELAAKYGLTVSGARPGLFEYVRQLWGRRHFILAFSQAKLTAQYSQAKLGQLWQVATPLLNAAVYFFIFGLLLGAREGIPHEIYVPFLVTGVFVFTFTQSSVMAGVRAISGNLGLVRALHFPRASLPISFALQQLQQLLFSMIVLVVIMCAFGIFPALSWLLVLPALVLQFVFNMGLALIFARMGSKTPDLAQLMPFVMRTWMYASGVMFSIPAMLATKKDVPAWVGDVLQWNPASIYMDLIRFAMIDKYDSSYLPPHVWAFAVGWAVVIGAVGFVYFWKAEERYGRG; via the coding sequence GTGAGTGAGACAACGCATGACGGCGGGGTCGCGGTGACATCGCCGTCGACTCCGTCGCCCGATGACGGGCTCTCCCGGGCCGAACTCGCCGCCAAGTACGGTCTGACCGTCAGCGGCGCCCGCCCCGGACTTTTCGAGTACGTCCGCCAGCTCTGGGGACGGCGCCACTTCATCCTCGCCTTCTCCCAGGCGAAGCTGACCGCCCAGTACAGCCAGGCCAAGCTCGGCCAGCTGTGGCAGGTGGCGACGCCGCTGCTGAACGCGGCGGTCTACTTCTTCATCTTCGGGCTGCTGCTCGGCGCCCGTGAGGGCATCCCGCACGAGATCTACGTGCCGTTCCTGGTGACGGGTGTCTTCGTCTTCACGTTCACGCAGAGCTCGGTCATGGCGGGCGTGCGGGCGATCTCCGGGAACCTCGGTCTGGTGAGAGCCCTGCACTTCCCGCGGGCCTCGCTGCCGATCTCCTTCGCGCTCCAGCAGCTCCAGCAGCTGCTCTTCTCGATGATCGTGCTCGTCGTGATCATGTGCGCTTTCGGGATCTTCCCCGCCCTGTCCTGGCTGCTCGTCCTGCCCGCGCTGGTGCTGCAGTTCGTCTTCAACATGGGACTGGCGCTGATCTTCGCCCGGATGGGCAGCAAGACGCCCGACCTGGCACAGCTCATGCCGTTCGTGATGCGGACCTGGATGTACGCCTCGGGCGTCATGTTCAGCATCCCCGCGATGCTCGCGACCAAGAAGGACGTGCCCGCCTGGGTCGGGGACGTGCTCCAGTGGAATCCGGCCTCCATCTACATGGACCTGATCCGCTTCGCCATGATCGACAAGTACGACTCCTCGTACCTGCCGCCGCACGTGTGGGCCTTCGCGGTCGGCTGGGCCGTGGTGATCGGTGCGGTCGGATTCGTGTACTTCTGGAAGGCTGAGGAGCGTTACGGCCGTGGCTGA